A window of Conger conger chromosome 13, fConCon1.1, whole genome shotgun sequence contains these coding sequences:
- the LOC133107745 gene encoding 14-3-3 protein gamma-B — protein sequence MVDREQLVQKARLAEQAERYDDMAAAMKSVTELNEALSNEERNLLSVAYKNVVGARRSSWRVISSIEQKTSADGNEKKIEMVRAYREKIEKELEAVCQDVLNLLDNFLIKNCSETQHESKVFYLKMKGDYYRYLAEVATGEKRATVVESSEKAYNEAHEISKEHMQPTHPIRLGLALNYSVFYYEIQNAPEQACHLAKTAFDDAIAELDTLNEDSYKDSTLIMQLLRDNLTLWTSDQQDDEGGEGNN from the exons ATGGTAGATCGCGAGCAACTGGTACAGAAAGCCAGGCTGGCTGAGCAAGCAGAGAGATACGATGATATGGCTGCTGCCATGAAATCG GTGACTGAACTGAACGAGGCCCTCTCCAACGAGGAGAGGAACCTGCTGTCCGTGGCCTACAAGAACGTGGTGGGGGCGCGCCGCTCCTCCTGGCGGGTCATCTCCAGCATCGAGCAGAAGACCTCGGCCGACGGCAACGAGAAGAAGATCGAGATGGTGCGCGCCTACCGCGAGAAGATCGAGAAGGAGCTGGAGGCCGTGTGCCAGGACGTGCTCAACCTGCTGGACAACTTCCTGATCAAGAACTGCAGCGAGACGCAGCACGAGAGCAAGGTCTTCTACCTGAAGATGAAGGGCGACTACTACCGCTACCTGGCCGAGGTGGCCACGGGCGAGAAGAGGGCCACCGTGGTGGAGTCCTCCGAGAAGGCCTACAACGAGGCTCACGAGATCAGCAAGGAGCACATGCAGCCGACCCACCCCATCCGCCTGGGCCTGGCGCTCAACTACTCGGTTTTCTACTACGAGATCCAGAACGCCCCCGAGCAGGCCTGCCACCTGGCGAAAACCGCCTTCGACGACGCCATCGCCGAGCTGGACACCCTCAACGAGGACTCCTACAAAGACTCCACGCTCATCATGCAGCTGCTCCGCGACAACTTGACACTGTGGACGAGCGACCAGCAGGACGACGAGGGAGGGGAGGGCAACAACTAG